In Deinococcus fonticola, a genomic segment contains:
- a CDS encoding homoserine dehydrogenase — protein sequence MKTVTVGVLGSGTVGQDVLNLIERRKHIFDDIGVNVEVAGVLVRDVNKKRNIPSGIRVTDTCDFLQECGVVIEAMGGIDRPLEILHPYLRSHRSVITANKALLAERWDVLREYALDGNLYYEASVMAGTPVIGPMSTVLRASTFVRLQAVLNGTCNYILTQMEQGKEYAQALAEAQALGYAEDPPTLDVGGFDTAHKLTVMARFCADGNFPYRAVDVTGIEHLTLADIQDARQNGEKYKLVAELERSASSQGQGGWKATVAPRRLPETHALCTAGASRNAMVYEGEECGSLIFAGGGAGGMVTASAMVGDLLDYLLGFPGHVPLH from the coding sequence ATGAAGACCGTGACCGTGGGCGTGCTGGGCAGTGGCACCGTGGGGCAGGACGTCCTGAACCTGATTGAGCGGCGCAAGCATATTTTCGACGACATCGGCGTGAACGTGGAAGTGGCGGGCGTGCTTGTGCGCGACGTGAACAAGAAACGCAACATCCCCAGCGGCATCCGGGTCACCGACACCTGTGATTTCCTGCAGGAATGCGGCGTGGTGATCGAGGCGATGGGCGGCATCGACCGTCCGCTGGAAATTCTGCACCCGTACCTGCGGTCGCACCGCAGCGTCATCACGGCCAACAAGGCGCTGCTGGCCGAGCGCTGGGACGTTCTGCGCGAGTATGCCCTCGACGGCAACCTGTACTACGAAGCGTCCGTGATGGCCGGCACACCCGTCATCGGCCCCATGAGCACCGTCCTGCGCGCCAGCACCTTCGTGCGCCTGCAAGCCGTGCTGAACGGCACCTGCAATTACATCCTGACGCAGATGGAGCAGGGCAAGGAGTACGCGCAGGCCCTGGCCGAAGCGCAGGCCCTGGGGTACGCCGAAGACCCGCCCACCCTGGATGTGGGGGGATTCGATACCGCGCACAAATTGACTGTCATGGCCCGCTTCTGCGCCGACGGCAACTTCCCTTACCGCGCCGTGGACGTGACCGGCATCGAGCACCTGACCCTGGCGGACATTCAGGACGCCCGCCAGAATGGCGAGAAGTACAAACTCGTGGCCGAACTGGAACGCAGCGCCAGTAGTCAAGGGCAGGGCGGCTGGAAGGCGACCGTGGCTCCCAGGCGCCTGCCCGAAACCCATGCGCTGTGCACCGCCGGGGCCAGCCGCAACGCCATGGTGTACGAGGGTGAGGAATGCGGTTCCCTGATCTTCGCCGGGGGCGGCGCGGGCGGCATGGTCACCGCGTCTGCCATGGTGGGCGACCTGCTCGATTACCTGCTGGGCTTTCCGGGGCACGTGCCGCTGCATTGA
- a CDS encoding class I adenylate-forming enzyme family protein, with amino-acid sequence MSQAVTFRDWQQLWRVLTDTGAFGPQPLRGAGQLLRSLAQHGPTPYALVAWHALKGTQITAVDAHDGVLTYRELQCAADALAGELRFLLTPGARVGLLGRGGTRWLVGLLAATRLGADVVLLNTLHSPAEWAEQVQELHLSAVLHEPAYCTGLRSCPHSAALVNLSLTETRQSPLPGRPGFGAVTLLTSGSTGTPRAIKRHTGLKHAQAVLPATDFLSRLSVKAGERVWLPPPLFHGQGLSALMLTLGFGGTLVLGPEPQPEALQESLRRTSPHWIIVVPTVLRRLLDGLDTSVTLPSLRGVVSGSAPLSPALAQEALQAFDGRLFNLYGTTETGPLCLATPADFQQRLETVGSVLNGVHVNLQGGTVNVRSPFLAVPDSCWNTGDLAEWNDSGHLRLLGRADDRFICGGENIDPLALERRIEALPGVLECAVWGEPDEEYGQVVHALIVPADKNSTIQPLHAALSSALPRTFRPRSITLCPDLPRNAAGKLVRRHLPEWRDQFAAADQH; translated from the coding sequence GTGAGTCAGGCGGTCACTTTCCGCGACTGGCAACAGCTCTGGCGAGTGCTGACGGACACCGGCGCCTTCGGCCCACAACCCCTGAGAGGCGCGGGGCAACTCCTGAGGTCTCTGGCCCAGCATGGCCCGACGCCTTACGCGCTGGTGGCCTGGCACGCCCTGAAAGGAACGCAGATTACGGCCGTCGATGCCCACGACGGCGTGCTGACCTACCGCGAACTGCAATGCGCCGCCGACGCGCTGGCCGGCGAACTGCGCTTCCTCCTGACTCCAGGAGCGCGGGTAGGGCTGCTGGGGCGCGGAGGAACGCGCTGGCTGGTGGGTTTGCTGGCCGCCACGCGCCTGGGGGCAGACGTGGTGTTGCTCAATACCCTGCACAGTCCTGCCGAGTGGGCCGAACAGGTGCAAGAGCTGCATCTCAGCGCGGTCTTGCACGAACCCGCTTACTGCACCGGGCTGCGTTCCTGCCCGCACAGCGCCGCGCTGGTGAACCTTTCCCTCACCGAGACACGGCAGTCCCCTCTCCCAGGGCGTCCAGGATTCGGGGCGGTGACGCTCCTCACGTCCGGCAGTACGGGAACGCCCAGGGCCATCAAGCGCCACACCGGATTGAAGCACGCCCAGGCGGTGTTGCCTGCCACGGATTTCCTGTCGCGCCTGAGCGTGAAAGCCGGTGAACGCGTCTGGCTCCCGCCCCCGCTGTTTCACGGGCAGGGTTTAAGTGCACTGATGCTCACGCTGGGGTTCGGTGGCACGCTGGTGCTTGGCCCGGAACCGCAGCCGGAGGCACTGCAGGAAAGTCTGAGGCGCACTTCGCCGCACTGGATCATCGTGGTGCCCACTGTGCTGCGCCGGCTTCTGGACGGCCTGGACACCTCTGTGACGCTGCCCAGCTTGCGGGGTGTGGTGAGCGGTTCGGCGCCCCTCTCTCCGGCCCTGGCCCAGGAGGCTTTACAGGCCTTCGACGGGCGGCTGTTCAACCTGTACGGCACGACCGAAACCGGGCCTCTCTGTCTCGCCACACCCGCCGATTTCCAGCAGCGACTGGAAACGGTAGGAAGCGTTCTGAACGGCGTGCATGTCAATCTACAGGGCGGGACAGTGAATGTCCGCAGCCCGTTCCTGGCCGTGCCAGACAGCTGCTGGAATACAGGAGATCTGGCCGAGTGGAATGACAGCGGCCACCTGCGCCTGCTGGGCCGGGCGGATGACCGCTTCATCTGCGGTGGCGAGAATATCGACCCGCTCGCGCTGGAAAGGCGTATAGAGGCGCTGCCGGGGGTGCTGGAATGCGCCGTGTGGGGTGAACCCGATGAAGAGTACGGTCAGGTGGTTCACGCTTTGATTGTGCCCGCAGATAAAAACAGCACCATTCAGCCCTTGCACGCCGCCCTGAGCAGCGCCCTGCCGCGCACGTTTCGCCCGCGCTCCATCACGCTCTGTCCAGATTTACCGCGCAACGCCGCTGGAAAACTGGTCAGGCGTCACCTGCCCGAGTGGCGGGATCAGTTCGCCGCTGCTGACCAGCATTGA
- a CDS encoding RidA family protein encodes MRQNISGSSPWEAKVGYSRAVRVGNMVQVAGTTATREGRVVGVGDAYLQTKVALEIIRGALEEAGARLEDVVRTRMFVTDITRWEEVGRAHGEVFGDIRPAATMVQVAALIDPQHLVEIEAEAILT; translated from the coding sequence ATGCGGCAGAACATCAGCGGTTCATCTCCCTGGGAGGCGAAGGTCGGTTACTCGCGGGCGGTGCGCGTGGGGAATATGGTGCAGGTGGCGGGAACCACGGCCACGCGGGAGGGCCGGGTGGTGGGCGTTGGGGACGCTTACCTGCAGACGAAGGTGGCGCTGGAGATTATTCGCGGTGCACTGGAAGAGGCCGGGGCGCGGCTGGAGGACGTCGTGCGAACGCGAATGTTCGTGACTGACATCACCCGCTGGGAGGAGGTCGGTCGGGCGCACGGCGAAGTATTCGGTGACATTCGCCCGGCGGCGACGATGGTGCAAGTGGCGGCCCTGATCGACCCGCAGCATCTGGTGGAAATCGAGGCGGAGGCGATTCTTACATGA
- a CDS encoding aldo/keto reductase encodes MSAWPARVPQLGLGLAALGRPGYINLGHGADMGTNLGADRSVEAMRRHAWEVLDAAWAGGVRYFDAARSYGLAEEFLGGWLKERGHEALVGSKWGYTYVAGWRPDAQTHEVKSHDLATLQRQWPETLAALGRQPDFYLIHSATLETGVLGNEQVLGRLAELAAQGVRVGLSTSGPGQAQTLRQAMKVRIDGVNPLSVVQATWNLLEPSAGELLAEAHAAGWTVVVKEAVANGRLTSHGLTGKGDVPQPLADVAAELSVTPDAVALAAALQQPWADVVLSGATTPAQLGSNLNSLALHVHLPALAALAQSPEKYWQERSALPWN; translated from the coding sequence ATGAGCGCATGGCCTGCTCGGGTGCCGCAACTGGGCCTGGGGCTGGCGGCGCTGGGCCGGCCGGGGTACATCAACCTGGGGCACGGCGCTGATATGGGCACTAACCTGGGCGCCGACAGGAGCGTGGAGGCCATGCGCCGTCACGCCTGGGAAGTGCTGGATGCCGCCTGGGCGGGTGGAGTGCGTTACTTCGATGCGGCCCGCAGTTACGGCCTGGCCGAGGAATTCCTGGGCGGCTGGTTAAAAGAACGCGGGCATGAGGCGCTGGTGGGCAGCAAGTGGGGCTACACCTACGTGGCAGGGTGGCGTCCGGACGCGCAGACGCACGAAGTCAAAAGTCACGACCTGGCAACGTTACAGCGGCAGTGGCCGGAAACCCTGGCGGCCCTGGGGCGCCAGCCGGACTTTTACCTGATTCACTCCGCGACCCTGGAGACGGGCGTGCTGGGAAATGAGCAGGTGCTGGGCAGGCTGGCTGAACTGGCAGCGCAGGGCGTGCGGGTGGGCCTCTCCACCAGTGGGCCGGGGCAGGCGCAGACCCTGCGCCAGGCCATGAAGGTGCGCATCGACGGCGTGAACCCGCTGAGCGTGGTGCAGGCGACGTGGAATCTGCTGGAACCCTCGGCGGGAGAACTGCTGGCCGAGGCGCATGCGGCGGGCTGGACCGTGGTGGTGAAAGAAGCGGTGGCGAACGGGCGACTGACCTCTCACGGATTGACGGGCAAGGGGGATGTTCCACAACCCCTGGCAGACGTGGCTGCCGAGTTGAGCGTTACGCCGGACGCTGTCGCGCTGGCCGCCGCCTTGCAGCAACCCTGGGCCGATGTCGTGCTGAGCGGAGCGACCACCCCGGCGCAGCTAGGCAGCAACCTGAACTCCCTGGCCTTACACGTCCATTTGCCGGCTCTGGCCGCACTGGCGCAAAGCCCGGAAAAGTACTGGCAGGAACGCTCGGCTTTGCCCTGGAACTGA
- a CDS encoding HepT-like ribonuclease domain-containing protein — translation MTLPLFPDVRLSSVARIIRQGAAQWQALGVARVRVFGSVARGEAGETSDIDLLVDFHPGAQVGLLDLMRVKAVMEDLLKRRVDVMTPAALKPPLRGEILEDAVDVMLLPLSVREAHREKRWRWRVFDLLDALDRIAAYTAELSLTTFLRDERTQDAVLHNLTRLGETTKFIPQSVQDRNPQVPWAYLRDIRNLVAHDYFGIDPALVWHTARVELPALRPALQTLAEVPTGTTSRSAEPR, via the coding sequence GTGACCCTGCCCCTTTTTCCCGATGTGCGCCTGTCCAGTGTGGCCCGGATCATCCGGCAGGGTGCGGCGCAGTGGCAGGCACTGGGCGTCGCCCGGGTGCGGGTGTTCGGTTCGGTGGCCCGCGGCGAGGCGGGCGAGACCTCCGACATCGATCTGCTGGTGGATTTTCACCCCGGTGCCCAGGTGGGCCTGCTCGACCTGATGCGCGTCAAGGCCGTCATGGAAGACCTCCTGAAACGCCGGGTGGACGTGATGACGCCGGCCGCCCTGAAGCCCCCGCTGCGCGGCGAGATTCTGGAGGACGCCGTGGATGTCATGCTGCTTCCGCTGTCCGTCCGCGAGGCTCACCGCGAGAAACGCTGGCGCTGGCGCGTCTTCGACCTGCTTGATGCCCTTGACCGGATTGCCGCGTACACCGCCGAGCTGTCCCTGACGACCTTCCTGCGCGACGAGCGCACGCAGGACGCCGTGCTGCACAACCTGACGCGGCTGGGCGAAACCACGAAGTTCATTCCGCAGAGTGTGCAGGACAGGAATCCGCAGGTGCCGTGGGCGTACCTGCGCGACATCCGCAACCTGGTGGCGCACGATTACTTCGGCATCGACCCGGCGCTGGTGTGGCACACCGCCCGCGTGGAACTGCCGGCTCTGCGGCCCGCTTTACAGACGCTGGCGGAAGTGCCCACGGGCACGACGAGCAGGTCGGCAGAACCGCGTTAA
- a CDS encoding MBL fold metallo-hydrolase yields the protein MTDQKPFPALNRRDTLRLIGAAGLAAAAAPVAQAQSSQAQSNQAPSSQAAPAAQAGTLNGNGFYRQKIGELTLTLVSDGTAPLAAVLPTWGKNEDMQAQFAATLAEYSVAATNTVNHFNPVVIDTGKNRVLIDTGRGGEAGQLQANLRRAGIAVDSIDTVFITHGHGDHIGGLTQGGKPTFSRARHVMGRADFTYWTTQAQPNDAVKNNLIALKDQFTLLDDGAEIVPGLSALLTPGHTPGHMSVQAVSGNEKLMVFGDAAGHFLLSLKHPGAYLGFDTDGPQAAATRARIFPMAAAEKMWVTGYHFPFHGIGHLRALKEGGYEYEPVVWQWS from the coding sequence ATGACCGACCAGAAACCTTTTCCCGCCCTGAACCGCCGCGATACCCTGCGCCTGATCGGCGCTGCCGGACTGGCCGCCGCGGCCGCCCCGGTGGCTCAGGCGCAATCGAGTCAAGCACAGTCGAATCAAGCACCGTCGAGTCAGGCTGCGCCGGCGGCCCAGGCTGGCACCCTGAACGGCAACGGCTTTTACCGCCAGAAGATCGGTGAGCTGACCCTGACGCTGGTCAGTGACGGCACCGCGCCGCTGGCCGCCGTGCTGCCCACCTGGGGCAAGAACGAGGACATGCAGGCGCAGTTCGCCGCCACCCTCGCCGAGTACAGTGTGGCCGCCACGAACACCGTGAACCACTTCAACCCCGTGGTCATCGACACCGGCAAAAACCGCGTGCTGATCGATACCGGGCGCGGGGGCGAGGCCGGACAGTTGCAAGCTAACCTGCGCCGCGCCGGCATCGCCGTGGACAGCATCGACACGGTGTTCATCACCCACGGGCACGGGGATCACATCGGTGGCCTGACCCAGGGCGGCAAGCCCACCTTCAGCCGGGCCAGGCACGTCATGGGCCGTGCAGACTTCACGTACTGGACGACGCAGGCTCAGCCGAACGACGCCGTGAAGAACAACCTGATCGCCCTGAAGGATCAGTTCACGCTGCTGGACGACGGAGCCGAGATCGTTCCGGGCCTGAGCGCCCTGCTGACGCCCGGTCATACCCCCGGGCACATGAGCGTACAGGCCGTCAGTGGCAACGAGAAACTGATGGTGTTCGGGGACGCGGCCGGGCACTTTCTGCTGAGCCTTAAACATCCTGGCGCTTACCTCGGCTTCGATACCGATGGCCCGCAGGCCGCGGCCACCCGCGCCAGAATCTTCCCCATGGCCGCGGCGGAGAAAATGTGGGTGACGGGCTACCACTTCCCCTTTCACGGCATCGGTCACCTCCGCGCCCTCAAGGAAGGCGGGTACGAATATGAACCCGTGGTGTGGCAGTGGAGTTGA